A region from the Lentisphaera profundi genome encodes:
- a CDS encoding serine/threonine-protein kinase yields the protein MDKRRQISELSQKAVDRRDERLMNLFEDDEEEVHEGIIFSELRNLAEDYTQKSDLARGGMKQISRVFDQRANRFVAIAELLKKQDSRLYEDFLREARLTALLDHPNIMNIHEIGLDEHNHPYFTMDLKQGDNLEVILKKREAGDALYLEKYGLNELLDIFQKVCNAIDYAHSKAVVHLDLKPDNIQVGDFGEVLLCDWGLSKILGQKNDLAVDNLLDPDVLNNMTLHGVIKGTPGYMAPEQITGEAKTQQTDIFALGCILYRICAGREAFRGEVEFLLKKTVKGIYTPVTELNKSLAHGLGAIVDKAMKAIPEERYFSVDQLLCDLRKYREGFATEAEKAGALRLLALLFKRHKTLCYFLVCFCVLSVSGLYVFVDRIAQERAIALEERDNAQLAKEKEGLARAEAEQNFLVAESAKKQSEKDAQLLIEEKKQLEKLNIEYVNDLVSQSVFISDNMNFWELHNDRLHRETLLYLDRAISLNSNAKMAWKQKAHLLFIMQRYRDAMTCFDHIKDVDKLKKICRESLGKERKSSINNFLKVLKDLGQLQPRTHYRSLMDQMVSYDHHANARTEEDKIAITRLLVEMWHPNKKIGFKFNAELRELELSGRINYLRFERNPSGKRRSILWLLEPKVLVFKDTEFKQLSQLFDLPLVKLDLRGTKAKDLKALAQFKTLERLIVEEGQFIKAELKALPQWIKWTQKELGEP from the coding sequence AGAAATCAGATTTAGCCCGTGGTGGGATGAAGCAGATTAGTCGTGTGTTTGATCAGCGAGCGAATCGTTTTGTCGCCATTGCAGAATTGCTTAAAAAGCAAGATTCACGACTGTATGAAGATTTTTTAAGAGAAGCCAGATTAACCGCATTGCTCGATCACCCAAATATCATGAATATACATGAAATTGGCTTAGATGAGCATAATCACCCCTATTTCACTATGGATTTAAAACAGGGGGATAATTTAGAAGTTATTCTCAAAAAAAGAGAAGCGGGTGATGCACTCTACTTGGAGAAGTATGGGCTCAATGAGCTTTTGGATATTTTCCAAAAAGTCTGTAACGCAATTGATTATGCCCATTCTAAAGCAGTGGTTCATTTAGATTTGAAACCAGATAATATTCAAGTCGGTGATTTTGGTGAAGTCTTGCTTTGTGATTGGGGACTCAGTAAAATTCTGGGTCAGAAAAATGATCTTGCGGTGGATAATTTATTAGATCCTGATGTGCTCAATAATATGACCCTGCATGGTGTGATAAAAGGCACGCCGGGTTACATGGCACCAGAGCAAATCACCGGGGAGGCAAAAACACAGCAGACCGATATCTTTGCTCTTGGCTGTATTCTTTATAGGATATGTGCGGGTAGGGAAGCATTTCGAGGCGAGGTTGAATTTCTTTTGAAGAAAACGGTGAAAGGGATTTACACTCCGGTAACAGAACTTAATAAGTCTTTGGCTCATGGCTTAGGGGCGATTGTGGATAAAGCGATGAAAGCCATTCCTGAAGAGCGCTATTTTTCGGTTGATCAGTTGCTTTGCGATTTGCGCAAATATCGAGAGGGCTTTGCAACTGAAGCGGAAAAAGCGGGTGCCTTACGTCTCTTAGCACTACTTTTTAAAAGACATAAGACGCTTTGTTATTTTCTGGTATGCTTTTGTGTGTTGAGTGTTTCGGGACTTTATGTTTTTGTTGATCGAATTGCTCAAGAGCGAGCAATTGCCTTGGAAGAGCGTGATAATGCGCAATTGGCAAAAGAAAAAGAGGGCTTAGCAAGGGCAGAGGCGGAGCAGAATTTCCTCGTTGCGGAATCCGCAAAAAAGCAGTCTGAAAAAGATGCGCAATTACTGATCGAGGAAAAAAAACAGCTCGAAAAATTGAATATAGAGTATGTCAATGATCTCGTTAGCCAGAGTGTATTTATTAGTGATAATATGAATTTTTGGGAATTGCACAATGATCGTTTACATAGGGAGACACTACTCTATCTCGATCGTGCTATAAGTTTAAATAGCAATGCAAAAATGGCCTGGAAGCAGAAAGCGCATTTATTATTTATCATGCAGCGCTATCGCGATGCAATGACTTGTTTCGACCATATAAAAGATGTCGATAAACTCAAAAAAATCTGTCGTGAATCGCTCGGGAAAGAGCGCAAAAGCTCTATTAATAATTTCTTAAAAGTACTGAAGGACTTGGGGCAACTGCAACCAAGGACTCATTATCGTAGTTTGATGGATCAGATGGTGAGCTACGATCATCATGCGAACGCAAGGACCGAAGAAGATAAGATTGCGATCACTAGACTTTTGGTAGAAATGTGGCACCCGAATAAAAAAATTGGTTTTAAATTTAATGCTGAATTGCGCGAATTAGAGCTATCGGGTCGAATTAATTATCTTCGTTTTGAAAGAAATCCGAGTGGTAAGCGCCGTTCAATTTTATGGTTATTGGAACCCAAAGTTTTAGTATTTAAAGATACGGAATTTAAGCAATTGAGTCAGCTCTTTGATTTACCCTTGGTTAAACTAGACCTGCGGGGAACGAAAGCCAAAGACTTGAAAGCCTTGGCACAATTCAAAACACTTGAGCGTTTGATCGTTGAGGAAGGACAGTTTATAAAAGCTGAGCTCAAGGCTTTGCCTCAGTGGATTAAATGGACACAAAAAGAGCTCGGTGAGCCTTAA
- a CDS encoding DUF1552 domain-containing protein, translating into MYNRTHEINRRRFLAGSGALIPLPFMASLECAAGKKKASSAVTKRFVCIAPEYGIHRSSLIPEKTGPLSQLPKYAQCLNAHRREFSIFSGIDHPMVGGGHAATSTLLNGMKKSLCGGDLKKMLTLDMYLADKFGRDTRFPLLTVGNGSPVTFNNKGVAVPTITSPEKLFAQVFQQDNPKEIKKREQSLNQDLSILDDLVDDAKFLGKGLDKTDREKFEEYLTSLRETEKRLHQEKQWLYKDKPKTEYKPFEQAQEMDEPPHRNDLFLDIMALALQTDSTRFITFQMPGGNGFLPVEGVNTAYHTLTHHGHRPERVDQLSLIDQWRYQQMAKFIDKLKKMKDGEGRPLLDTTLLMFGSGMSDASNHSSKNNSILFAGGRLKHGKHHALKGTKDGVISNLYVTCLNYFGIRENSFATSRGNLNHLLS; encoded by the coding sequence ATGTATAACCGTACTCATGAAATTAACCGTCGTCGTTTTTTAGCGGGATCAGGAGCTTTAATTCCTTTGCCTTTTATGGCTTCATTAGAATGTGCAGCGGGCAAAAAGAAAGCAAGTTCTGCGGTGACCAAGCGTTTTGTCTGCATCGCCCCTGAATACGGCATTCATCGTTCCAGTCTTATTCCAGAGAAAACAGGCCCTTTGAGCCAACTTCCCAAATATGCTCAGTGCTTAAATGCGCACCGCAGGGAGTTTTCTATCTTTTCCGGTATCGATCACCCGATGGTGGGTGGAGGACATGCGGCAACGTCTACTTTATTAAATGGCATGAAAAAAAGTTTGTGTGGAGGCGACCTTAAAAAGATGCTGACTTTGGATATGTATCTAGCAGATAAATTTGGGAGGGATACTCGCTTTCCACTGCTCACAGTGGGAAATGGCTCACCGGTAACTTTCAACAATAAGGGTGTGGCAGTACCCACGATAACGAGTCCTGAGAAGTTATTCGCCCAAGTTTTTCAACAGGATAATCCCAAAGAAATAAAAAAACGTGAGCAGTCTCTCAATCAAGATTTGAGTATTTTAGATGACTTAGTCGATGATGCAAAATTTCTTGGAAAGGGCCTAGATAAAACTGACCGTGAAAAATTTGAAGAATACCTGACGAGTTTAAGAGAGACGGAAAAACGTCTTCACCAGGAAAAACAATGGTTGTACAAAGATAAGCCAAAGACGGAGTATAAGCCTTTTGAACAAGCACAAGAGATGGATGAGCCACCGCATCGCAATGATTTATTTTTGGATATCATGGCTTTGGCACTGCAAACAGATTCGACGCGTTTTATTACTTTCCAGATGCCGGGGGGCAATGGTTTTTTACCCGTAGAGGGTGTGAATACGGCCTACCACACCCTGACGCATCATGGGCACCGCCCTGAACGGGTGGATCAACTCAGCCTTATTGATCAATGGCGCTATCAGCAAATGGCTAAGTTTATAGATAAATTGAAAAAGATGAAAGATGGCGAAGGACGTCCTTTACTCGATACAACCTTGCTGATGTTTGGCAGTGGCATGTCTGATGCCAGTAATCATTCAAGTAAAAATAATTCTATACTTTTTGCAGGCGGTCGTCTTAAGCATGGAAAGCATCATGCACTCAAAGGAACAAAAGATGGTGTAATTAGCAATCTTTATGTGACTTGTCTGAATTATTTTGGGATACGCGAAAATTCATTTGCCACCAGTCGTGGCAATCTAAATCATTTGCTGAGCTAA
- a CDS encoding DUF1592 domain-containing protein → MKLKLFLFALICSSSALADFRSFMRSYCLECHNASKQKGDRRFDRLRIDFSNAHSAESLQEILDILNLSEMPPKKADKQPSEKELKQVIVWLTNNLQKAKEKVNKSANGRVVIRRLNKTEYRNSIRDIFDINTELYDPAMGFPDENEEEGFDNIGGALIMSEYLMSEALLAGEVIAERVIQPGPRPEVQRLSLTPELRAEASKELGKYFYINFIQNGSLIIRSGKRHWEASNDGRYNIKIKALMLNRLKNLIPSKDLRYNSSEPARLAVTAYKMTGSSPFTQKLGEFDISDEKLGEINITTELRRGSKIKIQWLNGPNGSVKRITRKVLHKYHPEALAGHKNPTQMYFGAGPEMQIKEFHIEGPFYDEWPLPVFDKYFGSLSTNSTYPSLEKSLNNLAYKVYRADKANKNPAYLRRAKKELENGANIWAAAKAGIKTMLSSPQFLYMAEAPASSSKSRLSGRELAVRMAYFLWKSSPDEELLKLAENGKLRDPKVRLTELERMLKDPRAKGFLEDFLAQWLWLETLGDMPPSHKKDKIYYQYDLEQAMAEETYLFTKDLLDKNGPLQNLLDADYTFLNEGLAKLYGVPGVIGNEFRKVQLNEHPERGGLMGQASVLTVTGNGVESLPVTRGVWILENIMGTPPPPPPPDVPEIAPDTSGTQTVRDLLAKHRENFSCNECHKKMDPFGLAMEGYDYLGRYRESYGHKSKNKNKINLTVESHDGVNFEGLAGVKEYIKSKPDMFTRCLTEKLLTYAVGRKMVFTDRKSIDAIVLRAKKEDFGLRDLLKLIILSEVFLSK, encoded by the coding sequence ATGAAGTTAAAATTATTTTTATTCGCGCTCATATGCAGCAGTTCAGCCTTAGCAGATTTTCGCTCATTTATGAGATCTTATTGCCTGGAATGCCATAATGCTTCTAAACAAAAGGGGGATCGTCGCTTTGATCGTTTGAGGATAGACTTTAGTAATGCCCATAGTGCAGAATCATTGCAAGAAATTTTGGATATTTTAAATTTATCTGAAATGCCTCCTAAAAAAGCAGATAAGCAACCTTCTGAAAAGGAATTAAAGCAGGTTATCGTTTGGCTCACAAACAATTTGCAGAAAGCTAAAGAGAAAGTCAATAAGAGTGCCAATGGGCGTGTGGTGATTCGTCGTTTAAATAAGACTGAATACCGCAATAGTATTAGAGATATATTTGATATAAATACAGAATTATATGATCCTGCAATGGGCTTTCCCGATGAAAATGAAGAGGAGGGGTTTGATAATATTGGTGGAGCATTGATCATGAGTGAATATTTAATGAGTGAAGCTTTATTGGCAGGGGAAGTTATAGCGGAACGCGTCATTCAACCAGGGCCTCGACCTGAAGTCCAGCGCTTGAGCCTGACTCCTGAACTCCGAGCTGAGGCCTCGAAAGAATTAGGGAAATACTTTTATATAAATTTCATACAAAATGGTAGCCTAATTATAAGAAGCGGGAAACGTCACTGGGAAGCTTCAAATGACGGACGTTATAATATTAAAATTAAAGCCCTGATGCTCAATCGCTTGAAAAATTTAATTCCTTCAAAAGATTTGCGTTATAATTCATCTGAGCCTGCACGACTCGCCGTGACCGCCTATAAAATGACGGGCAGTTCACCCTTCACACAAAAATTAGGTGAATTTGATATTTCCGATGAAAAACTTGGGGAAATTAATATCACAACCGAATTACGCCGTGGCAGTAAAATCAAAATTCAATGGCTCAATGGACCCAATGGATCCGTGAAAAGAATCACTCGCAAGGTCCTCCACAAATATCACCCAGAGGCACTAGCGGGACATAAAAATCCCACGCAAATGTATTTCGGTGCAGGACCGGAAATGCAGATTAAAGAATTTCATATAGAGGGCCCTTTTTACGATGAATGGCCTTTGCCCGTTTTTGATAAGTATTTTGGCTCCTTGAGTACAAACTCGACTTATCCATCCCTTGAAAAGAGTTTAAATAACTTGGCTTATAAAGTCTACCGAGCTGATAAGGCCAATAAAAATCCTGCCTACTTACGCAGGGCAAAAAAAGAGTTGGAAAATGGAGCTAATATTTGGGCTGCAGCCAAAGCGGGTATTAAAACAATGTTGAGTTCGCCGCAGTTTCTCTATATGGCAGAGGCTCCTGCAAGCAGCTCGAAATCACGCCTTAGTGGACGTGAACTCGCCGTGAGGATGGCATACTTCCTGTGGAAATCGTCTCCTGATGAGGAATTGTTGAAGCTTGCTGAGAACGGCAAGCTTCGAGATCCGAAAGTTCGTTTAACTGAATTGGAGCGCATGCTCAAAGACCCACGTGCTAAGGGCTTCCTAGAAGATTTTTTAGCTCAGTGGTTATGGTTAGAAACTTTGGGCGATATGCCCCCGAGTCATAAAAAAGATAAGATATATTATCAGTATGATTTAGAGCAAGCTATGGCAGAGGAAACTTACTTATTCACTAAGGATCTTCTTGATAAAAATGGTCCTCTACAAAATTTACTTGATGCAGATTATACTTTTCTTAATGAGGGCCTTGCTAAACTTTATGGTGTGCCTGGAGTGATAGGAAATGAATTTCGAAAAGTACAACTAAATGAGCACCCAGAAAGGGGTGGGCTCATGGGGCAGGCGAGTGTTTTAACTGTGACGGGCAATGGAGTCGAATCTTTACCCGTAACTCGCGGCGTATGGATTTTGGAAAATATTATGGGTACGCCGCCACCGCCACCGCCTCCAGATGTACCGGAAATTGCCCCGGATACTTCGGGTACTCAAACAGTAAGAGATTTACTGGCTAAACATAGAGAAAATTTTAGCTGCAATGAATGTCACAAAAAGATGGACCCCTTTGGGCTCGCAATGGAAGGCTATGATTACTTAGGTCGCTATCGCGAATCTTACGGTCATAAGTCAAAGAATAAAAATAAAATAAATCTTACTGTGGAGAGCCATGATGGGGTGAACTTTGAAGGCCTTGCAGGCGTAAAAGAATATATAAAATCTAAACCCGATATGTTCACGCGTTGCCTAACGGAAAAGCTTTTAACTTACGCCGTGGGGCGCAAGATGGTCTTTACCGATCGCAAGAGTATAGATGCGATTGTTCTGAGGGCGAAAAAAGAGGATTTTGGATTGAGAGATTTGCTTAAATTAATTATTTTGAGTGAGGTTTTCCTGAGCAAATGA
- a CDS encoding sulfatase, with product MLNQLLGKGETGCVAESEQDPDGDTPSLEDVFSAGNSEELELAEPDYEPVNEPVKKAPKKARIKSKKVKSRSTRVVRQQKKSSKSIPIIATILLLGLGLGGWFIWQNYSSFQKQGLSENAGTSNEQDSSKTESKKSLSESVNEAEMVSSQALIPRLETPAYIPKVARPNIVFVCAEGISTDWLRAYKGKEATPNIERLAENGLLFKTAWMQPEAASTHASILSGQYPFRHGIYNQASSTGDFTPEKTWTARLAAKGWQCAFFGRWPFDNRLSSESFGFKVQENQPSSFMNFLSDNSAKPLVMYVNYPLNMTKGFAASVKDLDTFVGQLQLNLINKRLYKKTIFIFTADGASHQPGEFNFVSSKRPSGVKAPGEVRNNSKRVSNLGVAAPLIISAPFLIPKNGFYTRDLVDSSDFFSTMKDLCGLRISNHKIDGRSFVQTLSGDLNPLEKRSWIFSQSRNEKMIRDWSYIYYNDKKYYGLKYDPLQSHNLDKIRHNDKVAPGAKDRLKMLMKRIGS from the coding sequence ATGTTAAATCAGCTCTTGGGAAAAGGAGAAACGGGCTGCGTAGCAGAGTCAGAGCAGGACCCAGATGGTGATACACCATCTTTGGAAGATGTTTTTTCAGCAGGGAACTCAGAAGAGCTAGAACTTGCTGAGCCAGATTATGAGCCCGTCAATGAGCCAGTAAAAAAAGCCCCGAAAAAAGCGCGAATCAAATCCAAAAAAGTGAAGAGTCGTAGCACGAGAGTGGTTCGACAGCAAAAGAAAAGCTCCAAATCGATCCCTATTATAGCGACAATACTTTTGCTAGGATTAGGACTAGGTGGCTGGTTTATTTGGCAAAACTATTCCAGTTTTCAAAAGCAAGGACTGAGTGAAAATGCGGGTACTTCAAATGAGCAGGATTCATCTAAAACAGAGTCTAAAAAATCACTTAGTGAAAGTGTGAATGAAGCGGAGATGGTGTCTTCTCAAGCACTTATTCCCCGTTTAGAGACTCCCGCCTATATCCCTAAAGTGGCTCGTCCCAATATAGTTTTTGTTTGTGCAGAAGGAATAAGTACAGATTGGCTCAGAGCCTACAAGGGTAAAGAGGCGACTCCGAATATCGAGCGCCTCGCTGAAAATGGACTTTTATTTAAAACAGCTTGGATGCAGCCTGAAGCCGCATCGACACATGCCAGTATTTTAAGTGGTCAATATCCTTTCAGACATGGTATTTATAATCAAGCTTCAAGTACGGGCGATTTTACTCCCGAGAAGACTTGGACAGCACGCCTTGCGGCCAAAGGTTGGCAGTGTGCATTTTTTGGACGCTGGCCCTTTGATAATCGTTTAAGTTCTGAGTCCTTTGGTTTTAAAGTACAGGAGAATCAGCCAAGTTCATTTATGAATTTCCTCAGTGACAACTCTGCAAAGCCATTGGTGATGTATGTCAATTATCCCCTCAATATGACTAAGGGTTTTGCGGCTTCGGTGAAAGATCTCGATACTTTTGTGGGACAACTGCAGTTAAATTTAATCAATAAACGCCTTTATAAGAAAACCATTTTTATTTTTACTGCTGATGGTGCTTCACATCAGCCTGGGGAGTTTAATTTTGTTAGTTCTAAGCGTCCAAGTGGAGTGAAAGCCCCCGGAGAGGTCAGGAACAATAGCAAGCGAGTTAGTAATTTGGGAGTTGCCGCACCGCTTATTATTTCGGCACCATTTTTAATCCCCAAAAATGGTTTTTATACACGTGACTTAGTTGATTCAAGTGACTTTTTCTCGACCATGAAAGATCTTTGCGGACTTCGCATTTCTAATCATAAAATAGATGGACGTTCCTTTGTTCAAACTCTGAGTGGAGATTTAAATCCTCTTGAAAAGCGTAGCTGGATTTTTAGCCAGAGTCGAAATGAAAAGATGATTCGTGACTGGAGCTATATTTATTACAACGATAAAAAGTATTACGGGCTCAAATACGATCCGCTTCAGAGCCACAATCTGGATAAGATACGCCACAATGACAAAGTGGCACCAGGAGCTAAAGATCGTTTGAAAATGCTAATGAAGAGGATAGGGAGCTAA
- a CDS encoding type II secretion system protein, whose amino-acid sequence MNTKLVKNNYFTLIEILVVVAIIGILASLLLPALGQARKKSKLALCTSNIRQISTALYMYTTDNDSYLPYSHNVTNGNSS is encoded by the coding sequence ATGAATACAAAACTTGTAAAAAATAACTATTTTACGCTAATAGAGATACTCGTAGTCGTCGCCATTATTGGCATCCTTGCGAGTCTACTCTTACCCGCACTTGGTCAAGCACGTAAAAAATCAAAGCTTGCCTTATGTACTTCAAATATCAGGCAAATCAGCACGGCCCTTTATATGTACACCACTGATAATGATAGTTATTTACCTTACTCTCATAACGTCACCAATGGCAACTCCTCCTAG
- a CDS encoding DUF1552 domain-containing protein encodes MDFNRRSFLKAAGVSLLLPRLESEAGENDHRIKNLFCVSLNFGVHPGHFFPQDNDPCSSKVLAALKDNEADISVLLNTQHPYKGGHGAVHGFLSGNMVGKAKDLRDKNISIDQKFVNETNPNTRFQSLQLAMGGAGGMSQSWNQKGEPLRNNYKLESIYESLFVEPSKKGRELRRKILANKSSVMDFVFQQAGTMKRFGTKRDAEIIDEYMDGVRGVEKRITTSKSWIDVPKPKVDYKIPRDPISNATNLKEYYELIRLAFMTDQTRVITLGIPANPSAVPIDGVNIGYHSLTHHGNQPERLNQLYLIDSHNMKCFNDFMSKMKNTKAADGSSLYERSAMIYGSGMGDANNHSNRRLPVILSGGLLKPAGVLDLKDRNLSDVYVSILNKLDVNVDKFGSSKGNINDLI; translated from the coding sequence GTGGATTTTAATAGACGAAGTTTTTTGAAAGCAGCAGGGGTGAGCCTCCTGCTTCCGCGACTTGAGAGTGAGGCCGGGGAAAACGATCATAGGATAAAAAATCTTTTTTGTGTATCATTAAATTTTGGTGTTCATCCAGGGCATTTTTTTCCGCAAGATAATGATCCTTGCTCAAGTAAAGTTTTGGCTGCTTTAAAAGATAATGAAGCTGATATTAGCGTGCTATTAAATACGCAGCACCCCTACAAGGGAGGCCATGGTGCCGTGCATGGTTTTTTGAGTGGCAATATGGTGGGGAAAGCTAAAGACTTACGTGACAAAAATATTTCCATTGATCAAAAATTCGTGAATGAAACGAATCCCAATACCCGCTTTCAGTCTCTACAATTAGCCATGGGTGGAGCGGGAGGCATGTCGCAATCTTGGAATCAAAAGGGCGAACCCTTACGGAATAATTATAAATTAGAGAGCATTTACGAAAGCCTCTTTGTTGAACCCAGTAAGAAGGGTCGTGAATTAAGAAGAAAAATTCTAGCAAATAAAAGCTCAGTCATGGATTTTGTCTTTCAGCAGGCGGGTACAATGAAGCGCTTTGGAACCAAGCGAGATGCTGAGATCATCGATGAATATATGGATGGCGTGCGCGGCGTTGAAAAGAGAATCACAACTTCAAAAAGTTGGATAGATGTGCCCAAGCCTAAAGTAGATTATAAGATCCCTAGGGATCCGATAAGCAATGCCACTAATTTAAAAGAGTATTATGAGTTGATCCGTTTGGCCTTCATGACGGACCAAACGCGTGTGATTACCCTAGGTATACCTGCGAACCCTTCCGCGGTGCCCATTGATGGAGTGAATATTGGTTATCACAGTTTAACGCATCACGGCAATCAGCCTGAGCGGCTTAATCAGTTGTATCTAATTGATAGCCATAATATGAAGTGCTTTAACGATTTTATGAGCAAGATGAAAAACACTAAGGCGGCTGATGGTTCTAGTCTTTATGAGCGCAGTGCCATGATTTATGGCAGTGGCATGGGCGATGCCAATAATCACAGTAATCGACGTCTTCCCGTGATTTTATCGGGTGGACTCTTGAAACCTGCGGGCGTTTTGGATCTGAAAGATCGCAATCTTTCAGATGTATACGTGAGTATACTCAATAAGCTCGACGTGAATGTGGATAAATTTGGAAGTAGCAAGGGGAATATTAATGATCTTATTTAG